In Sphingobacterium thalpophilum, a genomic segment contains:
- a CDS encoding S41 family peptidase, with the protein MQKSIKRNIFVAATYAAVLLLGLLLGQNYAEEQGSNQKTTFSSLRSNGNSDKLQYLIQLIAENYVDNVSIDTVQDEAIEHVVSRLDPFSTFLKPNQVLAKQETLEGTFDGIGVEYFRLKDTLLVVGMVAAGPAEKAGMRIGDRILKIGNKDLVGRKVTESEIEKLIRGKKGTAVLISIQRNGEVLSNPIKVIRDQVNVSSLDASYMIAPKTAYVKIRRFGHKTADEFRQSLIDLRKSGAQDLILDLRNNGGGFVHTAIDLAGQFFKEKRLLMYTEGANEPRQDFYSEKTGDFGDGRVIVLINESTASASEILGGALQDLDRATIVGRRSYGKGLVQEQFDFSDGSAINLTVARYYTPLGRCIQRKYTRANFDAAKYMTGFDLWTMDTEFSQKEMFTTSKGKLVFGGGGILPDVTIPIDTNETSAKYREIFHSNAIEEFVYDRFTKHLPAYSIENFISGYHLPTTEFDLFISYLNSQKRISVTAKEAKNLHDLIQSDIEALVGRYYFGREAYYKIKNRRDKFIEIGLKTLGYQMPKV; encoded by the coding sequence ATGCAGAAAAGTATTAAACGAAATATTTTTGTAGCCGCTACATATGCTGCAGTATTGCTTCTCGGCTTGCTGTTGGGACAAAATTATGCCGAGGAGCAGGGAAGTAACCAGAAAACCACCTTTTCAAGTTTGCGCTCCAATGGCAATTCCGATAAATTACAATATCTCATTCAGTTAATTGCTGAGAATTATGTCGACAATGTCAGTATAGACACCGTTCAAGACGAAGCCATTGAGCATGTTGTTTCCCGCCTGGATCCTTTTTCCACCTTTTTGAAACCCAATCAAGTGCTAGCAAAGCAGGAAACTCTTGAGGGAACATTTGATGGTATCGGAGTAGAGTACTTTCGCCTGAAAGATACGCTACTTGTTGTTGGGATGGTGGCTGCTGGTCCTGCAGAAAAAGCAGGTATGCGTATTGGTGACCGCATTTTAAAGATCGGAAATAAGGATCTTGTCGGAAGAAAGGTGACTGAATCCGAAATTGAAAAACTTATCCGTGGCAAGAAAGGGACAGCAGTTTTGATTTCCATTCAACGCAATGGGGAGGTATTGAGCAATCCAATTAAAGTTATTCGGGATCAGGTAAATGTATCGAGCTTAGATGCATCCTATATGATCGCTCCAAAGACAGCTTATGTGAAGATTCGAAGGTTTGGACATAAAACTGCCGACGAATTCAGACAGTCACTCATTGATTTACGAAAAAGCGGTGCTCAGGATCTTATTTTGGATCTACGCAATAATGGTGGCGGATTTGTCCATACAGCGATTGATCTGGCAGGTCAATTTTTCAAAGAAAAAAGGCTATTGATGTATACCGAAGGTGCCAATGAACCTCGCCAGGATTTCTATTCCGAGAAAACTGGCGATTTTGGCGATGGCCGTGTCATTGTGCTGATCAACGAAAGTACAGCTTCAGCAAGCGAAATTTTGGGTGGTGCGCTTCAGGATCTGGACCGGGCAACGATTGTCGGCCGCAGGTCCTATGGTAAAGGCTTAGTACAAGAACAATTTGACTTTTCGGATGGCTCTGCAATCAATCTGACTGTAGCTCGCTACTATACCCCTCTTGGAAGATGCATTCAGCGAAAATACACACGCGCCAATTTTGATGCTGCGAAATACATGACAGGCTTCGATCTATGGACGATGGACACTGAATTCAGCCAAAAAGAAATGTTTACCACCAGCAAAGGGAAACTTGTTTTTGGTGGTGGTGGTATTCTTCCGGATGTTACTATTCCGATTGACACCAACGAAACCAGTGCCAAATACCGCGAGATATTTCATTCCAATGCGATCGAAGAATTTGTTTATGATCGCTTCACGAAACATTTGCCCGCATATTCTATAGAGAATTTTATTAGCGGTTACCACTTACCGACAACAGAATTTGATCTATTTATTTCATATCTCAACAGTCAGAAGCGGATTTCGGTCACCGCCAAAGAAGCAAAAAACTTACATGATTTGATTCAATCCGATATCGAAGCCTTGGTCGGTCGATATTATTTTGGTCGTGAGGCCTATTATAAAATCAAAAATCGAAGGGATAAATTTATTGAAATAGGACTTAAAACATTGGGGTATCAGATGCCTAAGGTTTAA
- a CDS encoding rhomboid family intramembrane serine protease — translation MFPQLTPVIKNLLIINIIFYIGSQLVPVAYDYLAVYYPDSPCFKIWQVITHMFMHDKNNITHIFFNMFSLVMFGPMIEQVLGSKRFLNFYLVSGIGAWFLYTAVNGIQLYNATGSFAPLHGMSGNELISMANTGNNEALTYLIPMLGASGAIYGVLLAFAYLFPNIPLQFLFIPVPVKAKYMIGGFILIEIYMSLSRPGDSVAHLAHVGGALFGYLLLKLWKIRKGIY, via the coding sequence ATGTTTCCACAACTGACACCTGTTATCAAGAATTTATTGATCATCAATATTATATTTTATATTGGATCTCAACTTGTACCTGTAGCTTATGATTATCTTGCGGTCTATTACCCCGACTCGCCTTGCTTTAAAATCTGGCAAGTGATCACGCACATGTTTATGCATGACAAAAACAACATTACCCATATCTTCTTCAATATGTTTTCCCTGGTCATGTTCGGTCCTATGATTGAGCAGGTGCTTGGGTCAAAACGTTTTTTAAATTTCTACCTGGTTTCAGGAATCGGTGCTTGGTTTCTTTATACGGCTGTGAATGGCATACAACTCTATAATGCGACGGGTTCTTTCGCTCCGCTACATGGCATGAGCGGGAACGAACTTATTTCCATGGCCAATACTGGGAACAACGAAGCATTAACCTACCTTATTCCAATGTTGGGTGCTTCGGGAGCTATTTATGGTGTACTATTGGCATTTGCCTACCTTTTTCCAAACATACCGCTTCAATTTTTGTTTATTCCTGTACCAGTCAAAGCGAAGTATATGATCGGTGGATTTATCCTCATCGAAATATACATGAGCTTATCTAGACCAGGAGATTCTGTGGCTCACCTGGCTCACGTCGGTGGTGCACTATTTGGCTATCTACTGCTTAAACTGTGGAAGATTAGAAAAGGAATTTATTAA
- a CDS encoding response regulator transcription factor, whose amino-acid sequence MNKILLVEDDPDFGFMLKQYLELSTFAIDWIAQPNDLTENFQQLADYDLVILDVMLPQISGFSLAKEINALYPALPFIFLTAKEQKIDKLTGLKIGADDYVTKPCDPEELLLRIQNILKRNQKNSTPKSIAIGSYLFHPEQLLLSHASKQYKLTEREAQLLLFLWQHNDQLVTREEILEKVWGNADFFTGRSMDVFITRIRKYLSLDPNLSISSNRGVGFTIQF is encoded by the coding sequence ATGAATAAAATATTACTCGTTGAAGACGATCCCGATTTTGGTTTTATGCTTAAGCAATACCTTGAGCTATCCACATTTGCCATAGACTGGATAGCACAGCCCAATGATCTTACGGAAAATTTCCAGCAGCTAGCCGATTACGATCTGGTTATACTGGATGTTATGCTTCCTCAAATCAGTGGTTTTAGCCTCGCCAAAGAAATCAATGCACTATACCCTGCTTTACCCTTTATCTTCTTAACAGCCAAAGAGCAAAAAATAGATAAGCTCACGGGACTAAAAATCGGTGCCGATGATTATGTCACTAAACCTTGTGATCCCGAGGAACTATTGCTTCGCATACAGAATATATTAAAGCGGAATCAGAAAAATAGTACTCCAAAATCGATCGCCATCGGGAGCTATCTATTCCATCCTGAACAATTATTATTAAGCCATGCTTCGAAACAATATAAGCTCACTGAACGTGAAGCCCAACTTCTCCTCTTTCTATGGCAACACAATGATCAGCTTGTCACGCGTGAAGAAATCCTTGAAAAAGTATGGGGAAATGCAGATTTCTTCACAGGAAGGAGCATGGATGTCTTTATTACCCGGATCCGCAAATATTTAAGCCTGGATCCTAATCTGAGCATCAGTTCGAATAGAGGTGTCGGATTTACGATTCAATTTTAA
- a CDS encoding DUF2157 domain-containing protein, with amino-acid sequence MRKYDVSKQEKQSIDDIVQFWKKENLLDEQKANELMDSLDVKSFDWGQLARYAFWIALASLVFAVFSLFTDASFLAFVDTLYEAPNILFCFFFAAVAVLFYTLGFRYKKRYPYKNLSTETMMLIGVFGTAACIGFMGKVLDKDTMHYSLLFLLSVAIYGFLAVKLESKLIWTFMLLALGVWFATETAYHSNWGFKFWGMNYPLRFTIFGALITALAVWVQPRFERLQIFQPISYIVGLIYLMVSLWTLSIFGNYADFYEWTTVRQYHMFYWGILSTAVSVFLVVYGLKAKDNVSREVGFVFLVLNIYTRYVEYLWDNINRAVFFLILAVSFWFVGRWAEKLWNKRKEEIAG; translated from the coding sequence ATGCGAAAATACGACGTCAGCAAACAAGAGAAACAATCGATCGACGATATTGTCCAATTTTGGAAGAAAGAGAACTTATTAGATGAGCAAAAAGCGAACGAGCTGATGGATAGTTTAGACGTGAAAAGTTTTGATTGGGGACAACTGGCTAGATATGCCTTTTGGATTGCCTTGGCATCTCTGGTCTTCGCTGTCTTTTCGTTGTTTACAGATGCATCATTCTTGGCCTTTGTGGATACCCTCTACGAAGCACCTAATATCCTATTTTGCTTCTTTTTCGCTGCCGTGGCTGTATTATTCTATACGCTGGGTTTTCGGTATAAGAAACGCTATCCTTATAAAAATCTATCCACGGAAACCATGATGCTGATTGGGGTTTTCGGAACTGCGGCCTGTATCGGGTTTATGGGTAAAGTATTGGATAAAGATACGATGCACTATTCCCTGTTATTTTTACTCTCCGTGGCGATTTATGGCTTTCTTGCCGTCAAGCTCGAGAGTAAGCTGATTTGGACGTTTATGCTTTTGGCCTTGGGCGTATGGTTTGCGACCGAGACCGCCTACCATAGCAATTGGGGATTTAAGTTTTGGGGGATGAACTATCCGCTGCGTTTTACCATTTTTGGGGCACTGATAACCGCGTTGGCTGTTTGGGTTCAACCCAGGTTTGAAAGGTTACAAATCTTTCAGCCCATCAGTTATATTGTGGGATTGATCTATCTGATGGTATCCTTGTGGACCCTTTCTATTTTTGGAAATTATGCTGATTTCTATGAATGGACGACTGTACGTCAATACCATATGTTCTACTGGGGTATTTTATCCACTGCCGTGTCGGTATTCCTGGTTGTCTACGGCTTAAAAGCGAAAGATAACGTCAGCAGAGAAGTAGGCTTTGTATTTTTAGTGCTCAATATCTATACCCGCTATGTCGAGTATCTCTGGGATAATATCAATAGAGCAGTGTTCTTTTTAATTTTGGCCGTGTCCTTTTGGTTTGTCGGCCGTTGGGCAGAGAAATTATGGAACAAACGGAAGGAAGAGATTGCTGGATAA
- the mutL gene encoding DNA mismatch repair endonuclease MutL has translation MSDIIQLLPDNVANQIAAGEVVQRPASAIKELIENAIDAGADKIKLIVKDAGKSLIQVIDNGCGMSVTDARLCFERHATSKIRKAEDLFAIRTMGFRGEAMASIAAIAQVELKTRRIEDELGTVVEIEGSKVVNQYPEAVAAGTNILVKNLFYNIPARRNFLKSNSVEMRHIIDEFQRIALSNPQIFLTLHSDGNEIYHLPAETLKQRIVHIFGNNYNQRLVPVEEDTSIIKVEGFVGKPEFAKKTRGEQFFFVNKRFVRDPYLHHAVMNAYEDILQAETFPFYVLFIDIDPARIDINVHPTKTEIKYEDDKAIYAIIRSAVKRSLGRYNIMPSLDFEQETSFTNLITKKALDEIIVPTVTFNPDFNPFDTDKSKSNSSYTRSESYAEGLNKKTGGIPSNWDSLYQIVEEEESVQLPLHDEPELRTDDPQIIQVEDKSSSKLFFQLHNKYIVSQIHSGFILIDQQAAHERILFEQFLSQLDQHKGLSQQSLFPQTLDLNAADNELMKDLLEDINGLGFQIREFGKNSYIIDGIPADLGTGFDEIKMIEKILEDYKNNQSEYKLAKRENLAKSLARNAAIKPGTALDNTAMAELVDRLFACHSPNISIYGNPVIVTFTLQELAEKFGKN, from the coding sequence ATGTCGGATATTATTCAATTACTTCCAGATAATGTTGCTAATCAGATTGCGGCGGGAGAAGTGGTGCAGCGACCAGCGTCTGCCATTAAAGAATTGATTGAGAATGCTATTGATGCTGGAGCTGACAAAATAAAACTTATTGTTAAAGATGCAGGCAAGTCATTGATCCAGGTCATTGACAATGGCTGTGGCATGAGCGTAACTGATGCTCGTCTTTGTTTTGAACGTCACGCAACATCGAAAATTCGTAAGGCTGAAGACTTATTCGCTATCCGTACGATGGGTTTCCGTGGCGAAGCAATGGCATCCATTGCTGCGATTGCACAGGTAGAGCTCAAAACACGCCGCATTGAAGATGAACTGGGTACAGTTGTTGAGATCGAGGGATCAAAAGTTGTCAACCAATACCCGGAAGCTGTTGCTGCCGGAACAAATATTTTAGTTAAAAATCTTTTTTACAATATTCCTGCACGGAGAAACTTCCTAAAGAGCAACTCGGTAGAAATGCGTCATATTATTGATGAATTTCAACGTATTGCCTTATCAAATCCACAGATTTTCCTAACCCTACATAGCGACGGAAATGAGATCTACCATTTGCCGGCTGAGACGCTGAAACAACGTATTGTCCATATTTTTGGCAACAATTACAATCAGCGACTTGTCCCGGTGGAAGAAGATACGTCCATCATCAAGGTAGAAGGTTTTGTTGGGAAACCTGAATTTGCAAAAAAAACACGTGGTGAACAGTTTTTCTTTGTCAACAAACGCTTTGTACGTGATCCATACCTGCACCATGCAGTCATGAATGCTTATGAAGATATTTTACAGGCCGAAACATTCCCTTTCTATGTATTATTTATCGACATAGATCCTGCACGCATCGATATCAACGTACACCCTACCAAGACCGAAATTAAGTATGAAGACGATAAGGCTATTTACGCCATTATCCGTTCAGCCGTAAAAAGATCGTTGGGACGGTACAATATCATGCCATCTTTGGATTTTGAACAGGAAACAAGCTTCACCAATCTTATTACAAAAAAGGCATTGGATGAAATTATCGTTCCAACGGTAACTTTTAATCCAGACTTCAATCCATTTGATACAGACAAATCGAAATCCAATTCGAGCTACACCCGTTCAGAAAGCTACGCTGAAGGACTTAACAAGAAAACAGGTGGCATACCCAGCAATTGGGATTCCCTGTACCAAATCGTCGAAGAAGAGGAATCTGTTCAGCTGCCATTGCATGATGAGCCGGAATTACGCACCGATGACCCACAGATCATTCAGGTTGAAGATAAATCATCGTCGAAGCTCTTTTTCCAGCTGCATAATAAATATATTGTTTCGCAGATTCACTCCGGATTTATCCTGATCGATCAACAAGCGGCACATGAACGTATTCTCTTTGAGCAATTTCTTTCACAGCTGGACCAACATAAAGGTCTAAGTCAGCAAAGTTTGTTTCCCCAGACTTTGGATCTGAATGCTGCAGATAATGAATTAATGAAGGACCTCCTGGAGGACATCAACGGCTTAGGCTTTCAAATTCGTGAATTTGGAAAAAATTCCTATATTATTGACGGAATTCCTGCAGATTTAGGGACAGGATTCGACGAAATAAAAATGATTGAGAAAATATTGGAGGATTACAAAAACAATCAATCTGAGTATAAGCTCGCTAAGCGCGAAAACCTCGCAAAAAGCCTGGCCCGTAATGCGGCCATTAAACCTGGCACCGCATTGGACAATACAGCAATGGCAGAGCTTGTGGACAGACTTTTTGCTTGTCACTCACCCAATATCTCCATCTATGGAAATCCTGTAATTGTAACATTTACATTGCAAGAATTAGCGGAAAAATTTGGTAAAAATTAG
- a CDS encoding endonuclease/exonuclease/phosphatase family protein, producing MKKKRSLGQAIVVTRLMDRRTFLRRKLGFISKTMFLANMLAIVALLMSYTATFINPKSFWPIAFMGLGYLPILLINIGFIFYWLLRKRKIALYSLITILIGWPFLTKHWNIRKENAPVSSEVRTLRIMTFNAHLFKKVNDEKKNFKADVVRIIDSISPDVICFQEYISKIKGKHVFSEEFKDKLGYDYFFFEPSSKNDYEAYGMAVLSRFPIYDSGTIRDNDYGINRISYVDIKKQDTLIRIYNIHLRSFALQNEDKEFIQNLSNNNESDNSRTRKLSRKLKSAFELRSEQAHSLKKHMNECQYPYIAVGDFNDTPMSYSVNLIGDGLYNAFKEKGNGWGVTHHALLPIFQIDYIFASQKFQVMNYQIVKQKLSDHYPVWSDLRLKP from the coding sequence ATGAAAAAGAAACGCTCTTTAGGGCAAGCAATAGTGGTGACAAGGTTGATGGATAGAAGGACATTTTTAAGGAGAAAACTGGGCTTTATCAGTAAAACAATGTTCCTGGCAAATATGCTTGCGATCGTTGCTTTACTTATGAGTTATACGGCGACCTTCATTAATCCCAAATCCTTTTGGCCGATTGCATTTATGGGCTTAGGCTACCTTCCGATCCTCCTTATCAATATTGGATTTATCTTTTATTGGCTACTCCGCAAACGGAAAATTGCGCTTTATTCGCTCATAACGATCCTCATTGGGTGGCCTTTTTTAACTAAGCATTGGAATATTCGCAAAGAGAATGCCCCTGTATCATCGGAGGTACGTACGCTTCGCATCATGACTTTCAATGCTCATCTGTTCAAGAAGGTAAACGATGAGAAAAAGAACTTCAAAGCCGACGTTGTCCGCATTATTGACAGCATCTCTCCTGATGTGATCTGCTTTCAGGAATATATTAGCAAGATTAAGGGAAAACATGTTTTCTCTGAGGAATTCAAAGATAAATTGGGATATGACTATTTTTTCTTTGAACCGAGCTCTAAAAACGATTATGAGGCGTATGGAATGGCTGTTCTTTCGCGTTTCCCGATCTATGATTCAGGAACCATCAGAGACAACGATTACGGAATCAACCGGATTAGTTATGTTGATATCAAAAAGCAGGACACCCTGATCCGCATCTACAATATACATTTACGTTCTTTTGCGCTGCAAAATGAAGACAAGGAATTTATCCAAAACCTGTCCAATAATAATGAATCGGATAATTCGAGGACCCGTAAATTGAGCCGCAAACTTAAAAGTGCCTTCGAGCTACGCAGCGAACAGGCGCATTCGTTAAAGAAGCACATGAATGAATGTCAATATCCTTATATTGCCGTAGGTGATTTCAACGATACGCCAATGAGCTACTCGGTCAATTTAATTGGAGATGGGCTGTACAATGCGTTTAAGGAGAAAGGTAACGGCTGGGGAGTGACCCATCATGCCCTCCTACCGATCTTTCAGATCGACTATATTTTTGCTAGCCAGAAATTTCAGGTAATGAATTATCAGATTGTCAAACAGAAATTATCGGATCATTACCCTGTATGGTCTGATCTTAGGCTTAAACCTTAG
- the uvrA gene encoding excinuclease ABC subunit UvrA, translated as MAVKRSPDLGEQSEVQVFGARAHNLKNIDVSFPRNELVVITGLSGSGKSSLAFDTIYAEGQRRYMETFSAYSRQFLGGMERPDVDKISGLSPVISIEQKTTSKNPRSTVGTITEVYDFMRLLFARAGEAFSYVTGKKMERMSDDQVIERILTEFEGQALNILAPVVKGRKGHYRELFEQIRKQGYVKVRVDGEILDLVPKMQVDRYKIHDIEIVVDRLKVEREDKKRLQTSVMQAMKTAKGIIKVSTKDNQEQFYSRYLMDAESGISYDEPQPNTFSFNSPYGACPTCDGLGYIFEIDKNAVIPDKKLSIQKGGLAPLGPTRENWTSEVLKAVAKKLDFTITTPLEKLTEEQIDQLLFGNKEEPIVVTVSYGSYGTREYRVEFEGIFKMLEEFSGKSSDEAPSLDDFRTKVTCPTCAGARLKKESLHFKIADKNIHELSTMDITSIKEWFDQVESKLDERQLIIATEILKEIRARLGFLLDVGLNYLTLDRTAKTLSGGEAQRIRLATQIGSQLVNVLYILDEPSIGLHQRDNERLINALKNLRDIGNSVLVVEHDKDMILHADHVIDMGPAAGVHGGTVVAEGTPTEILKSNSLTAAYLNGTKEVKIPEKRREGNGKTLSLHGATGHNLKNLSVSFPLGKLIVVSGVSGSGKSSLITGTLYPILNKHFFRAKAIPLPFKKIEGLEHIDKVIEIDQSPIGRTPRSNPSTYTGVFSDIRTLFVQLPEAKIRGYKPGRFSFNVKGGRCETCQGAGLKVIEMNFLPDVQVPCETCHGKRYNRETLEVRYKGKSISDVLDMSINDAVDFFENVPSIYRKIKTLQDVGLGYITLGQSSTTLSGGEAQRVKLATELSKKDTGNTFYILDEPTTGLHFEDVNVLMGVINRLVERGNTILIIEHNLDVVKSADWVIDIGPEGGKDGGQVLFEGTPENLIKNNKSETARFLKLEM; from the coding sequence ATGGCAGTAAAAAGAAGCCCAGATTTGGGCGAACAAAGTGAAGTTCAGGTATTTGGAGCGCGTGCGCATAATCTAAAAAATATAGATGTTTCTTTTCCGAGAAATGAATTGGTTGTTATCACAGGTTTAAGTGGCAGCGGAAAGTCTTCCTTGGCTTTTGACACCATTTATGCCGAAGGACAACGTCGGTATATGGAGACATTCAGTGCCTACAGCCGTCAGTTTTTGGGCGGCATGGAACGTCCGGATGTGGACAAGATATCGGGCTTAAGTCCAGTGATCTCCATTGAACAGAAAACCACCAGCAAAAACCCGAGGTCCACTGTTGGAACCATTACTGAGGTGTATGACTTTATGCGTCTACTATTTGCCCGAGCAGGAGAAGCTTTCTCCTATGTGACTGGGAAGAAAATGGAGCGTATGTCGGACGATCAGGTTATCGAACGGATTTTGACTGAGTTTGAAGGACAGGCACTGAACATCCTGGCACCAGTGGTTAAGGGGCGTAAAGGCCACTACCGTGAGTTGTTTGAACAAATCCGTAAGCAAGGTTATGTGAAGGTACGTGTGGATGGAGAAATATTGGACCTTGTTCCAAAAATGCAGGTCGACCGCTACAAAATACACGATATTGAAATCGTCGTAGATCGTCTGAAAGTAGAGCGTGAAGATAAAAAGCGCTTACAAACTTCCGTGATGCAGGCGATGAAAACAGCGAAAGGTATCATCAAGGTCTCCACGAAAGATAATCAAGAGCAATTCTATAGCCGTTATCTCATGGATGCCGAATCGGGGATCTCTTATGATGAGCCACAGCCAAATACCTTCTCATTCAATTCCCCATACGGTGCGTGTCCTACATGTGATGGTTTGGGCTATATTTTTGAAATTGATAAGAATGCCGTTATCCCGGATAAAAAACTAAGTATTCAAAAGGGTGGTTTGGCCCCTCTGGGACCTACCCGGGAAAATTGGACTTCGGAAGTATTGAAAGCTGTCGCAAAAAAATTAGATTTTACCATTACAACACCGCTTGAAAAACTAACTGAAGAACAGATTGACCAGCTTTTATTTGGCAATAAGGAAGAGCCTATCGTTGTCACGGTATCTTATGGAAGTTATGGCACACGTGAATATCGTGTTGAATTTGAAGGAATCTTTAAGATGCTGGAAGAGTTTTCGGGAAAATCATCGGATGAGGCACCTTCTTTAGATGACTTCAGAACGAAAGTGACCTGTCCAACCTGTGCGGGAGCTCGTCTGAAAAAAGAATCTTTACATTTTAAAATTGCGGATAAAAACATCCATGAGCTCTCAACGATGGACATTACATCCATCAAAGAATGGTTTGATCAGGTAGAAAGCAAACTTGATGAACGCCAGCTCATTATTGCAACGGAGATATTAAAGGAAATCCGCGCACGTTTAGGCTTCCTGCTGGATGTCGGCCTAAATTACTTGACCTTGGACCGTACAGCTAAAACACTTTCGGGTGGTGAAGCACAGCGGATCCGTTTGGCCACACAGATTGGTTCCCAACTGGTGAATGTACTTTATATTCTGGATGAACCGAGTATTGGGCTCCATCAGCGGGATAACGAACGTTTGATCAATGCGCTTAAAAACCTACGCGATATTGGCAATTCGGTCCTTGTTGTGGAACATGACAAAGACATGATCCTACATGCCGACCATGTTATCGACATGGGACCTGCTGCAGGCGTTCATGGTGGGACTGTGGTTGCCGAAGGTACACCAACAGAAATCCTAAAATCGAACTCTTTAACAGCAGCTTACCTCAACGGGACAAAAGAGGTTAAGATTCCCGAGAAACGCCGTGAGGGCAATGGAAAAACATTGTCATTACATGGAGCAACCGGACATAACTTAAAAAATCTGTCTGTCTCTTTTCCATTAGGAAAACTCATTGTTGTATCGGGTGTTTCAGGTTCGGGTAAATCAAGCCTAATCACAGGTACTTTATACCCGATTTTGAATAAACATTTTTTCAGAGCCAAAGCAATTCCACTTCCTTTCAAAAAAATTGAAGGGTTAGAACATATTGACAAAGTCATCGAGATCGACCAAAGTCCTATCGGCCGTACACCACGGTCCAACCCTTCGACCTATACAGGCGTATTTTCGGATATCAGAACCTTGTTTGTTCAATTGCCAGAAGCTAAGATCAGGGGCTATAAACCAGGACGCTTTTCCTTCAATGTCAAAGGCGGCCGTTGTGAAACCTGTCAAGGGGCCGGATTGAAAGTCATTGAGATGAATTTCCTTCCCGATGTACAGGTTCCTTGTGAAACATGCCACGGAAAACGCTACAACCGAGAAACTTTAGAGGTACGCTATAAAGGAAAATCCATCTCCGATGTACTTGATATGAGCATTAACGATGCTGTGGATTTCTTCGAAAATGTACCGAGTATTTACCGAAAGATCAAAACACTGCAGGATGTAGGTTTGGGTTATATCACCTTAGGACAGTCCTCCACAACCTTATCGGGAGGTGAGGCACAACGGGTAAAATTGGCTACTGAACTTTCTAAAAAAGACACTGGAAATACATTCTATATCCTTGATGAACCGACAACAGGTCTTCACTTTGAAGATGTCAATGTCCTTATGGGCGTTATCAATCGTCTGGTCGAGCGCGGGAATACCATTTTGATTATTGAGCATAACCTTGATGTCGTTAAATCGGCCGATTGGGTCATTGATATCGGTCCCGAAGGTGGCAAAGACGGCGGGCAGGTTCTATTTGAAGGAACACCTGAAAACTTAATTAAAAATAATAAAAGCGAAACAGCACGTTTCTTAAAATTGGAAATGTAA
- a CDS encoding rhomboid family intramembrane serine protease, with product MNNIGLKDFWRQTYKTGSPVPLVISIQVCLFVLIYFLDLLFELKIVPQSFLEPTVRLLSLPSNFSSFIAQPWSLVTSNFVYVKLWTILFDSLWLYWVGQIFFTFLNTRQFLFVYIASWLLGSVLYMGFGSLIPMPSNLQLMGGSLPLAAVLAAIVTLVPKYELRLLLLGNIKLKLVAIVYFGLEFLALTMTNRPAAISYFAVVLFGMGFTYALKSGMDWSTIFQKKQQKPAKMKVVVGNNIPTNRKHRYDLPNQDEIDAILDKISISGYDSLTNHEKETLFRASNSGDKVDG from the coding sequence ATGAATAACATCGGTTTAAAAGATTTTTGGAGACAAACCTATAAAACTGGCTCGCCCGTACCTTTGGTGATCAGTATCCAGGTTTGTTTATTTGTCCTCATTTATTTTTTAGACCTACTCTTCGAATTAAAAATTGTACCACAAAGCTTTTTGGAACCTACGGTGCGTCTATTAAGTTTACCGAGTAATTTCTCAAGTTTTATTGCACAACCCTGGTCATTGGTTACATCGAATTTCGTTTACGTCAAGCTTTGGACCATACTTTTTGATAGTCTTTGGCTCTATTGGGTCGGTCAGATCTTTTTTACCTTCTTAAACACCCGGCAATTTCTGTTTGTCTATATTGCCTCATGGCTGCTCGGCAGCGTGCTCTATATGGGCTTTGGGTCACTTATTCCCATGCCAAGTAACTTACAGCTCATGGGAGGCTCTCTCCCCTTGGCAGCGGTATTAGCCGCGATTGTGACTTTGGTTCCCAAGTATGAGCTACGGCTTTTGCTTTTGGGTAACATCAAGCTAAAATTAGTGGCCATTGTCTATTTTGGCCTAGAATTTCTTGCCCTTACGATGACGAATCGACCTGCTGCCATTTCGTATTTTGCGGTTGTCCTTTTTGGAATGGGCTTCACTTATGCGCTAAAATCGGGGATGGACTGGTCTACAATTTTTCAGAAAAAACAACAGAAGCCTGCAAAAATGAAAGTTGTTGTGGGTAACAATATACCGACAAATCGGAAACATCGTTATGACTTACCCAATCAGGATGAAATCGATGCTATCTTAGATAAAATTTCTATTTCTGGCTATGACAGTCTAACGAACCATGAAAAAGAAACGCTCTTTAGGGCAAGCAATAGTGGTGACAAGGTTGATGGATAG